In Paucidesulfovibrio gracilis DSM 16080, the DNA window GAATTTGCTCAAATGCGCGTAGCGGGTCCGCAGGGTGTCGCTATGACGCACCACGATGACCAATCCATAGGAAGGCGAATGAGCGGCCTGCTCCACCACGCCGTTGGCCGTGACCCGCACCGGCGTTCCGGTGCGTGCGGTGATGTCGATTCCCTTATGAAAACGCCGCCCTCCGGTAAATGGATCGGTTCGCCAGCCAAACGGTGAGGAGAACCGCCCCTGGGTGGGGACGATCACGGGAATCGTGGCCAGGTTCTCCATCTGTTCGGAAACGGCATGCACGATGCGCTGTTGCTGGATCTCCTCCGAAAGCATGGCCTGGTAGACGCTGTCGGCACGGCGGCCTAAATTCCGCAGGTGGTTGCGCCCAAGCAGCACGGGCAACAGGCGCATGCCCCGGCCTGGTATTTCATCATGGGCAAGGGCTGTTCTGGCGTCCACAGGCGAGCCGATGGCCAACATCACCCGCAACTTCGTATTGAAGTCCTTGATGCGGCCCACATGGTATTCCATGTTCCGCAATTGCGCGGAACGGGACAAAACAGCGCTTGAAAGCTGCCCGCGCAACGCGGCAAGCGCATGCTGCTCGGCAAGCATGTCCTGCACATGGGTATAGCGCACCATCTGATATCCGGCTCCAAAACCGAGCACCAGCACCAACGCCAAAAGAAACAACAGGGTCGCGGTTCGGGTATGCAGTGCAACTACCCGTTTTCCTTGCGCGTCCAAAATGGTGAAATGGTAATTTGCACCCAGCATAAGACCCTGATCAGCCTCCGGGACCGGTGGTTGCCTTCAACCGGTTGAAATCCTCTCCATTTGCTCGTTGCGGTCCCGGCGGAATTCTGTTGTTCCACTGCGTCCGTGCCTTTTCGACTCCACCTTCTATAGATGGATGCGTCATTACAATCAAGGTCGTGATTACGAGGCTGTTCCCTTCTGGATTTTTCTTGCCCCAGGAGCTACAGTCCTCGTGCGAAGGATCGTTGTTTCGGGAACCATGTATCATCTCGTCGAGCCGTACCGTGTCGGGTTCAGCTCTGGTGTTCGTTCCATCGGCTCACTGGCTCCCGGTTTCAACGACATGGGCGGCCACCCGTTTCACGAGCCGCACACCACTCCCTTTGAAACACACCTGCGCAACGACCACAGGCAACAACAAGTGATACGCACATGAAAGAACAAATGCACCGAGTCATGATCGTGGACGACCACCCTCTGTTTCGCGAGGGGCTCAAGGCGCTCATCGGGCGGAGCGATCGGTTCCGCGTCTGCGGTGAAGCGGGAACAGCCCAGGAGGCCTTGAGCTTGGTCAAGGACGTACGTCCCGACATCATGCTCGTGGACATTACCATGCCCGGGAAAAACGGCATTGCCTTTATTCGTGAACTGCGCCAGATCATGCCGGAAATCCAATTCATCATCGTGAGCATGCACGCCAACGCCGATTACATCGTCGAGGCGTTCCAGGCCGGAGCCACTGGATACATGGTCAAGGATTCCGCAAGCGAGGGCTTGATCCGCGGCCTGAACAACGTGGCCAGAGGACAAATTTTCCTGGACAGCGCCCTTTCCGGCGAGGTGGTGGACAAGCTGCTCAAATCCCGCAACGGCCGCCAGGCCGGTTCCGACGATCCCTACAAGCTGCTTACCCCGCGCGAGCAGGAAGTCATGCGCCTGCTGGCCGAAGGACTTGTGACCAAAGAAGTGGCCGAGCGGCTCTACATCAGCCCCAAAACCGTGGAAAACCATCGCGCCAACATCATGAAGAAGCTCGGCCTGCAAAGCACGGTGGAGCTGGTCCGCTACGCGGCAAAACTCGGCCTCATCGACCTGGACACCTGGGCCGGCTGACAAAGGCTCCTGCCTCGCACCACGGAACCTAGTGCGGTACATTTTGCGCGGGCCGTGTTTCCCGCTGCGGGATCCCCCTGTTTGCTTTTCATGGAACAGCAGGCAGGGTCGGCTCTTTTTTCCCGCTTTCCCGAATCCAACCAACAATCAATCCTCAGGCTCCCTCCCGGACGCCAGGCCGCGACATCGGGTCTTTCGCCCAAGAAATCGGGAGTCCCCCCTATCGACAGCGCCTGCCTTTTTGGGCAAATTTTGTTCACGAGGCCTCGGCCTCCCCACTCAGGGGACCACGCGGCCCGGAAGAACAGCACCACGACCCCGTGCCCCCCTGCTGTTTTTCCGGGCCGTGCTTTTGCCTTCCCACCCTTCTCCCTCTGTTGACGTCCGCCCCTGCCCCTCGGTACAGCTTCGGATACGGTCCAACCGACATGCGGCCATCCGGCGCATTGTCCCAAAATGGAGGCTCCACCATGTCCGAATCGTTGCAGCGCGCCGCGGATCTGCTGCGAACATCCCGCTACACCATCGCCTTTACCGGAGCCGGAATCTCCGTGGAATCCGGCATCGCTCCGTTCCGCGGACCGGGCGGCCTTTGGGAGCGGCATGATCCCAACTACTTTGACAAACGCCACTTTGTGCAGCATCCGGAACAGTGCTGGCCCCTGATCAAGGAACTTTTCTACGACACATTGGAACACGCCCAGCCCAACAAGGCGCACCTCGCCCTGGCCGGGCTGGAAGCCGCAGGAAGGCTGCACGCGGTCATCACCCAGAATATCGACGCACTGCACCAACGGGCGGGCAGCGTGGAAGTGCATGAATACCACGGCGGACTCGGTCAGCTCGACTGTCTGCAATGCCGCCGCAAAACCCCGGCGGATCAGGTTTCATTAAACACCCTGCCCCCGCCCTGCCCCATCTGCGGCGGCCTGCTCAAGCCGGACATCGTGTTCTTTGGCGAGCCTATCCCCGAAGACGCCATGCAGTTTTCCCATCTTGCGGCACAAAAATGCGAGGCCATACTCGTGATCGGCACCTCGGGCAATGTCCATCCCGCGGCCCGCATCCCGCCCATGGCCAAACGCGCCGGCGCGGCCGTCATTGAAGTCAATGTGCAACCCTCGGCCTATACGGATTCCGTCACGGACATCTTTCTTCAAGGTCCGGCCGGTGCCACCCTGGAGACGCTGCGTCAGGCAGTGATCGGCTGATGCGCTTTCGGTTGTGGGGCGCGGTCCCGTGTGCTATCAACCGCTCTGAATCTGACGTCATTTCAGGGTGAAATGACGCTGAAACGCGGCCCGGGCCGCGCCACAAGGAGAGACCCATGGCCACGCATGCCTGGAAACAACGCGTTCTTTTCATTTGCCTGTGTTCCCTGACCCTGCTTTGCGCCTGTTCCAACGGCGTCCCCGACGGGTTCGCGCTCTACGAGGACGAAAGCAACGGCTTTGCCATCGCCTATCCCCAGGACTGGGAAGAAATGCACGGCATGGGAACGCTGGTAAGCTTTGCCGAACCGGGAGAAAGCGCCAAGGGCCGCCCCAACTTCGGCGTCACCAGCGAAAAACTCAACTCCAGCATGACCCCGGAGCAATATCTGCAACAGGCCCGCATCGTCATGAAGCAGGTCATGCCCAAGTTTGAGTTCCTGGGCCAGCAAAACGAAACCATCGACGGACGCGACGCGGTCCGCTTCCAATACAGCATCGTCATTGACGGACAGCAACTCACCCTGGTGGGATTCGCCACCATTCAAGACAACATGGCCTATGTGGTCACGGGCGGCTGTCAGAACGAACAGTTCGCAGACTACGAAGGCATTTTCGATCAAGCCGGCCGCTCCCTGCGTCTGATCTGACGACCACGCCCGAGTCGCAAAAAAACGGCTTTCCGTATTCGCGGAAAGCCGTTTTTTGTTCGGTCATTGACCGTCTATTTGTATGTTGGCGACTTTTCGATAAGATCCAACAAAATCAGCGCTGTCTTCATATGTTTCACGTTGGTTTCATCCATGTGGTCAAGGATGTGTTCCTTCAGCGGCGTCACGCATCGGCGCAGGTGGCCCTGGCCCAGCTCCTCAAGCCGGTAGGCGGCCTCCAGCACATCCAGCAGGAGCCGGTCCAGCCCGGGGTCGTACTCCGTGTAATAGAGCAGGGCGTCCCGCACCTTGAACACGCCGTAGAGGATGGCCTCCTCCTCGGTGTAGTCACGTCCCCAAACATCCCCGGCCGTAAAACGGGGACGCTGAATGGAAACCGGTTCCGGATCGGGCAAGCGCCGCCCGCGATACTCCTTCAGAGCAATGACCTGTCCCATGGCACCTCCTTGTGCACGTTCCAGCGGGAACATCTCTCGCCCCCGCCATCAGGAGGCATCCGGCCGGTCCTGCCGGATACCGCACCCTCTCATCGGCCGGGTCGGGAAATAACTTGACCCCTTTGGCCAATGTGCGGTCATGGTCTTTGGTCCGGCTTTCAGCTACATTGACACACCCCTGCGGCGCAAAGCGCATCCAGGGCTTTGGACCCAACGGCCGCGCCTCGGCACCCTTTGCCCGCGGACACGGAGAACACACATGCACACCCTCCTCACCCTGCTGCAATGGCTTCTCGGCGTGGGCGCCGCGCTCTGGCTGCTCGTGGTTGCGGGTATGGCCCTGTTTCAATCCCGTCTGGTCTATCATCCCTCGGCCACTGTGACGGCCACGCCCTCGGATATCGGCCTGGCCTACGAACCGCTCTGGATCGACTCTGCGCACCAGGAAACCACCCAGCGCATCCGGGCCTGGTTTGTGCCTGCATCCGGCCCAGGCACGTCCGCATCGCCCATGCCCGCGCCGGAGGGCAACCTTGCCCGCGGAACCGTGCTGTTCTGCCACGGCAATGCCGGAAACCTCGGCCATCGCTTGGAAACCATCCAGATCCTGCACCGCCTTGGCCTGAACGTGTTGGCCTTTGACTATCAGGGATACGGGGAAAGCAGCGGACATCCCGGAGAGGAACAAACCCGCACCGATGCTCTGGCTTGTTGGGATTGGCTCGTTACTGAACGGGGCATTTCACCGAAGCGGATCATCCTCATGGGGCGCTCGCTGGGCGGCGGCGTGGCCGCGCGTCTTGCAGCGGACCTCGCAGCACAGGGACGCCAACCGGCCGCACTGGTACTGGAATCCACCTTCACCTCCCTGCCGGACGTGGGTGCGCGCCTCTACCCCTGGCTCCCGGTCCGTCTGTTGGCCCGGCATACCTATGGCACATTGGAACTGCTCCCGTCCCTTGCCCGTGTCGGCCTTCCCCTGCTCGTTATCCACAGTCCGGAAGACGAGCTGGTCCCCTTTGACCTGGGGCAATCGCTCTATGCGACCTACCAGGGTCCAAAGGATTTCCTGACCATTCAGGGCAGCCACAACCAGGGCTACCTGCTCACGGGTCCGGCCTATGACCAAGGGCTGGACGCCTTTG includes these proteins:
- a CDS encoding M23 family metallopeptidase, translated to MLGANYHFTILDAQGKRVVALHTRTATLLFLLALVLVLGFGAGYQMVRYTHVQDMLAEQHALAALRGQLSSAVLSRSAQLRNMEYHVGRIKDFNTKLRVMLAIGSPVDARTALAHDEIPGRGMRLLPVLLGRNHLRNLGRRADSVYQAMLSEEIQQQRIVHAVSEQMENLATIPVIVPTQGRFSSPFGWRTDPFTGGRRFHKGIDITARTGTPVRVTANGVVEQAAHSPSYGLVIVVRHSDTLRTRYAHLSKFVVAEGQRVLRGQVIGRVGNTGRSVAPHLHYEVHLHNKPVNPRNYILQ
- a CDS encoding response regulator encodes the protein MKEQMHRVMIVDDHPLFREGLKALIGRSDRFRVCGEAGTAQEALSLVKDVRPDIMLVDITMPGKNGIAFIRELRQIMPEIQFIIVSMHANADYIVEAFQAGATGYMVKDSASEGLIRGLNNVARGQIFLDSALSGEVVDKLLKSRNGRQAGSDDPYKLLTPREQEVMRLLAEGLVTKEVAERLYISPKTVENHRANIMKKLGLQSTVELVRYAAKLGLIDLDTWAG
- a CDS encoding SIR2 family NAD-dependent protein deacylase, which codes for MSESLQRAADLLRTSRYTIAFTGAGISVESGIAPFRGPGGLWERHDPNYFDKRHFVQHPEQCWPLIKELFYDTLEHAQPNKAHLALAGLEAAGRLHAVITQNIDALHQRAGSVEVHEYHGGLGQLDCLQCRRKTPADQVSLNTLPPPCPICGGLLKPDIVFFGEPIPEDAMQFSHLAAQKCEAILVIGTSGNVHPAARIPPMAKRAGAAVIEVNVQPSAYTDSVTDIFLQGPAGATLETLRQAVIG
- a CDS encoding PsbP-related protein, with product MATHAWKQRVLFICLCSLTLLCACSNGVPDGFALYEDESNGFAIAYPQDWEEMHGMGTLVSFAEPGESAKGRPNFGVTSEKLNSSMTPEQYLQQARIVMKQVMPKFEFLGQQNETIDGRDAVRFQYSIVIDGQQLTLVGFATIQDNMAYVVTGGCQNEQFADYEGIFDQAGRSLRLI
- a CDS encoding alpha/beta hydrolase translates to MHTLLTLLQWLLGVGAALWLLVVAGMALFQSRLVYHPSATVTATPSDIGLAYEPLWIDSAHQETTQRIRAWFVPASGPGTSASPMPAPEGNLARGTVLFCHGNAGNLGHRLETIQILHRLGLNVLAFDYQGYGESSGHPGEEQTRTDALACWDWLVTERGISPKRIILMGRSLGGGVAARLAADLAAQGRQPAALVLESTFTSLPDVGARLYPWLPVRLLARHTYGTLELLPSLARVGLPLLVIHSPEDELVPFDLGQSLYATYQGPKDFLTIQGSHNQGYLLTGPAYDQGLDAFVSRTLTSERNDS